CTAGATGCATTCCATTATATCCAGAAACATGTAGTCCTAATACCACAAGCCTTTAGTTGTTACTTTTATAAAGGCGGACATGAATAGAAAAGCCTTAATTGTGACATAtctcaatttaaaaacaaacatgacACTTTTCTGTTTACACCGTTGGATGAGCAATACGACATTGTTGAGGCTGGACCCTCAAAACACCTCACGAGCGACATCTTGCAATGACTTGAAACTTGAGCGATGCAAACAAATACGAGGTGTGCCGGAAATGTACCGGGACTTGGGTCACCGCATAGTTCAAAGACGCACGACAGCTTTTCACATTTCAAATAGATTTGGTGACACCAgatcctggaacttttctgacattGCCTTTAAGTAATTTTTAGGGGGGACAGTATATGCCAAGTATATTTGCATGTGCGGATGGCATTTTAAGAATTTTCTCAATCTTAttttgatgacaaaaaaaaatttagtTAAATGATgtcagctttcttttttttttaacctgaaaaaaatacattgttttataacataaaaaaacattaaaaacaaaaaaatgctgaaACAAAGTACTGTATTTAAACAAAAAGTGATCATTAAACTGCAATGTTATGACACAAACAAGAGCAGTCACGGCTAACttgattgcatgaagggatgcgccgggaGATTATGCCTGTGGAAGTGattcgaatcactttaggaagtgattcgaatcactttaggaagtgattcgttcactctagttcactgaaaacaaaacgaagaagcgaGTTAAGCTGTTGTGTCCGGAATGGCCAAAGATGTCACCTTGTGATCAGGAAATCTGGGGTTCGATTTTTGGTCAACGTTCTGTTTAATTTCATAAATGTTATAAACCCGGTTCTCCTAATCAAGTATTATACCGTTCGGCCACAGTCCCGTCAAAAATAGTCTCGCCCAGGGAGTAATTGGATGGAGAACCGTCACTGAGTACTGGAATGTGCTTTGGGCAGAAACACAATCCACAACAAACACCGCGGCTAAAAATAGAAACAGTCACTGGGCCGGTCAGTCAGATGGAGACCTCCGAGGTCTTAACAGAACACGGTGAGGTACGCAGCTGAGTGAATTGGGACTTTCTAAAAGCTTCTCGAACCTTTAcctctttgttttgttgtttgaccATCAGCTTTTGATGAACTCTGCCCTTAAACCGGCTGGCGGATCGAACATGGAGAACCTCCAGAAACAGCTGGTGTGTCCCGTCTGCCTGGAGATGTTCTCCAAGCCTGTCGTCATTCTCCCCTGCCAGCACAACCTCTGCAGAAAGTGCGCCAACGATGTCTTCCAGGTCTTCCAGAACTTTTAATACATCTTCTAATCTATTCACTAAGGTCATTTCAAAGTACGGTTCTTCTTACATTGCAGTCGTCCAACCCGTCATGGCAGTCTCGAAGCTCGACCAGCAGTCGCTTCCGCTGCCCGTCGTGTCGCCATGAGGTGGTCCTGGACCGCCACGGAGTCTACGGTCTGCAGAGAAATCTGTTGGTGGAGAACATCATCGATGCATACCGCAGACAACAGGACTCCAGGTGGGCTCttcaacaaagagctgaaatcaCGTTCTCAATTAGTCAATGAAATCAACAACATGATATTGAACCAAAATTGCTTAGAATAATTATCTTTGTAAAACTTGTAATTGTAAATGATGTCAAAGAAACCCACGTTAAAATAGTCATGTGCGTGTTCAGTAGTTGTAATAAATacagccacaagagggcagcattTCACCACGTTTTATTCTCAATGGCACTTTTTATCAGTGTTGACGTCAATGTTGATATTTTTAAAGATGACGTTTAATAATGGATTAGAGAATTATTTCGATTATTTTTGTACATATTGTACAATACATGGACAtgataaaaatgaataatattgaCATGTTCAATTCTAGCTTTGGCAGCAGCAGAGTTGCTGCAAAAGTGTCAAATACAATTCTATTGTGTGTCTGAGTTGTCGTCAcattgtgatgatgatgataagcgTGTGTCACAGTCACACTGACTGTGTTTGCAGATGGGCTCTGCCATCCAAAAATAAACAGAATTCTTCTCATTGACCGTGCATGACACATCACATTTATATAATATAAACCCCGCAAGCTGGGAAATTTTTCAAAAATCATCTTGAGCTCACCTGTGACTTCCTGCCCGGACAGGATGTCCAGCGTGAAGCCGGAGTCGCTGACGTGCGAGGAGCACGAGGACGAGAAGATCAACATCTACTGTTTGTCCTGTCAGATGCCAACGTGCTCAATGTGCAAGGTGTTTGGGTGCCACAAAGAGTGTGACGTGGCGCCGCTCAGCAGCGTCTACATCCGACTCAAGGTAGCAAGCAAAGGAACAAAAATGATAGACAATAGGGGACAGCATGGGACACGTGT
This genomic stretch from Syngnathus scovelli strain Florida chromosome 20, RoL_Ssco_1.2, whole genome shotgun sequence harbors:
- the trim54 gene encoding tripartite motif-containing protein 54 isoform X1 gives rise to the protein MCFGQKHNPQQTPRLKIETVTGPVSQMETSEVLTEHGELLMNSALKPAGGSNMENLQKQLVCPVCLEMFSKPVVILPCQHNLCRKCANDVFQSSNPSWQSRSSTSSRFRCPSCRHEVVLDRHGVYGLQRNLLVENIIDAYRRQQDSRMSSVKPESLTCEEHEDEKINIYCLSCQMPTCSMCKVFGCHKECDVAPLSSVYIRLKTEMSDSIAGLVASNDNIQAAITHMEGVCDSVKENACRCREEIASQFETLTAILDERKQELVRLITREQDEELQRIRQLISEHRQRLEDRRELVETAVHAADHTHAAVFVQNVTVILDKMSACARDANVLRPQLSFDNMSHFVIDVDDIAEVLNDIRFRHSEEDLEDDSEVD